From Channa argus isolate prfri chromosome 18, Channa argus male v1.0, whole genome shotgun sequence, the proteins below share one genomic window:
- the lhx5 gene encoding LIM/homeobox protein Lhx5 — MMVHCAGCERPILDRFLLNVLDRAWHAKCVQCCECNCNLTEKCFSRDGKLYCKMDFFRRFGTKCAGCLQGISPNDLVRKARTKVFHLNCFTCMVCNKQLSTGEELYVIDENKFVCKEDYLSSGAIKEVNLNSVSSCTDRSLSPDLQDPIQDDVKETDNSTSSDKETNNIENEEQNSGTKRRGPRTTIKAKQLETLKAAFVATPKPTRHIREQLAQETGLNMRVIQVWFQNRRSKERRMKQLSALGARRHAFFRGPRRMRPLGGRLEDPDILGPGAYGYYGEYQGDYYGPGSNYDFFPHGPPSSQAQSPAESPYILGSGPGAMEGSGHHPSDDQRFTDMISHAETPSPEPGLPSSLHSVSGEAYGGGPSPPFSLASNSSYSAPMSHQGQEMGETTAW; from the exons ATGATGGTCCACTGTGCCGGGTGCGAACGGCCCATCCTGGACCGGTTCCTCCTCAACGTGCTGGACAGAGCCTGGCACGCCAAGTGCGTGCAGTGCTGCGAGTGCAACTGCAACCTCACCGAGAAGTGCTTCTCCAGAGACGGGAAGCTCTATTGTAAAATGGACTTTTTCAG GCGGTTTGGCACAAAATGCGCGGGTTGTCTGCAGGGAATCTCCCCAAACGACCTGGTCCGAAAAGCCCGCACCAAGGTGTTTCATCTGAACTGCTTCACCTGCATGGTGTGTAACAAGCAGCTGTCCACGGGAGAGGAACTGTATGTGATTGACGAAAACAAGTTCGTGTGCAAAGAAGATTATTTGAGCTCCGGGGCCATTAAGGAAGTCAACTTGAACTCAG TGTCGTCGTGTACAGACAGGAGTTTATCGCCGGATCTGCAGGACCCGATTCAGGACGACGTAAAAGAGACGGACAATTCCACGTCCTCAGATAAGGAAACTAACAATATTGAGAACGAGGAGCAGAACTCGGGGACCAAAAGGAGGGGGCCTCGGACCACCATCAAGGCCAAGCAGCTGGAAACGTTAAAGGCCGCGTTTGTGGCCACGCCGAAACCGACCCGGCACATACGAGAGCAGCTGGCCCAGGAGACGGGACTAAACATGCGGGTCATCCAG GTTTGGTTCCAGAACAGAAGATCCAAAGAGCGACGAATGAAGCAGCTGAGTGCTCTGGGGGCCCGGCGGCACGCCTTCTTCAGGGGCCCGAGAAGAATGAGGCCCCTAGGAGGCAGGCTGGAGGATCCAGACATTCTGGGACCTGGGGCCTACGGTTACTATGGAG AATACCAAGGTGACTATTACGGACCAGGGAGCAACTACGACTTCTTCCCCCATGGCCCTCCATCCTCGCAGGCTCAGTCTCCGGCCGAGTCCCCCTACATCTTGGGCTCTGGACCCGGAGCCATGGAAGGATCCGGCCACCACCCTTCAGACGACCAAAGGTTCACGGACATGATCTCCCACGCAGAAACCCCCAGCCCGGAGCCGGGCTTACCGAGCTCCCTGCATTCTGTCTCAGGGGAGGCGTACGGGGGCGGACCCAGTCCCCCCTTCTCCTTGGCCAGTAACTCCAGCTACAGCGCTCCCATGTCCCACCAAGGCCAGGAGATGGGGGAAACCACAGCTTGGTAA